The following proteins are encoded in a genomic region of Streptomyces sp. NBC_01723:
- the treZ gene encoding malto-oligosyltrehalose trehalohydrolase → MQFEVWAPQAGRVTLECDGATRALERDPERPGWWCGESEAGDGSRYGFAVDDGPVLPDPRSRRQPDGPDGLSAVVDHGRHAWRAEWAGRPLPGGVLYELHVGTYTPEGTLDAAAERLGHLAELGVTHVELMPLCPFPGRHGWGYEGVSLWAVHEPYGGPEALKRFVDRAHELGLGVVLDVVHNHLGPSGNYLPVFGPYFTDTHHTPWGVAVNLDAPGSDEVRAYLVDSALAWLRDYRIDGLRLDAVHALVDTRASHFLEQLSTAVDDLAADLDRPLFLIAESDLNDPRIITPRAEGGLGVHAQWNDDFHHALHTALTGESQGYYADFARDPLAALAKTLSRGYFHDGTYSSFRGRGHGRPLDRGRVAAHRLTGYSQTHDQIGNRARGDRLAALVSPGLAACAATLTLTAPFTPMLFMGEEWAAGTPWQFFTDHTDPELAEAVRNGRRREFAAHGWKEEDVPDPQDPATRRRSCLDWSEPEREPHARVLDWYRRLIALRAEQPDLTDPDLADTRVAYDSGARWLAFRRGDIRVAVNLGPEPALIPLGSRPARVLAAWEPVEGPGADGILRVPGESSVVLEQQ, encoded by the coding sequence GTGCAGTTCGAGGTGTGGGCACCACAGGCCGGCCGAGTGACGCTGGAGTGCGACGGCGCCACGCGCGCGTTGGAGCGCGATCCCGAGCGGCCGGGATGGTGGTGCGGGGAGAGCGAGGCGGGTGACGGCTCGCGGTACGGCTTCGCGGTGGACGACGGGCCGGTGCTGCCTGACCCCCGCTCGCGACGGCAGCCGGACGGACCGGACGGGCTCAGCGCCGTCGTCGACCACGGCCGGCACGCCTGGCGCGCCGAGTGGGCGGGGCGGCCGCTGCCCGGCGGCGTGCTGTACGAGCTGCACGTGGGCACGTACACGCCCGAGGGCACGCTCGACGCGGCCGCCGAGCGGCTCGGGCATCTGGCCGAACTGGGCGTCACGCACGTCGAGCTGATGCCCCTGTGCCCCTTTCCGGGCCGGCACGGCTGGGGGTACGAGGGTGTCTCGCTGTGGGCGGTGCACGAGCCGTACGGCGGGCCCGAGGCGCTGAAACGGTTCGTCGACCGGGCGCACGAGCTGGGCCTGGGCGTGGTCCTGGACGTGGTGCACAACCACCTGGGCCCGTCCGGCAACTACCTGCCCGTCTTCGGCCCGTACTTCACCGACACCCACCACACGCCCTGGGGCGTCGCCGTCAACCTGGACGCGCCCGGCTCCGACGAGGTGCGCGCGTACCTCGTGGACAGCGCGCTGGCGTGGCTGCGGGACTACCGCATCGACGGCCTGCGCCTGGACGCGGTGCACGCCCTGGTGGACACGCGCGCGTCCCACTTCCTGGAGCAGCTGTCGACCGCCGTGGACGACCTCGCGGCCGACCTGGACCGCCCGCTGTTCCTGATCGCCGAGTCCGACCTCAACGACCCGCGGATCATCACCCCGCGCGCGGAGGGCGGTCTGGGCGTGCACGCGCAGTGGAACGACGACTTCCACCACGCCCTGCACACCGCGCTGACCGGGGAGTCGCAGGGCTACTACGCCGACTTCGCGCGCGACCCGCTGGCGGCGCTGGCCAAGACGCTGTCCCGGGGTTACTTCCACGACGGCACCTACTCCAGCTTCCGCGGGCGCGGTCACGGCCGTCCGCTGGACCGCGGGCGGGTGGCCGCGCACCGGCTGACCGGCTACAGCCAGACCCACGACCAGATCGGCAACCGCGCCCGGGGCGACCGGCTCGCCGCGCTGGTCTCCCCCGGCCTCGCGGCCTGCGCGGCCACCCTGACGCTGACGGCGCCGTTCACACCGATGCTCTTCATGGGCGAGGAGTGGGCCGCCGGGACACCGTGGCAGTTCTTCACCGACCACACCGACCCGGAGCTGGCCGAGGCCGTGCGGAACGGCAGGCGGCGGGAGTTCGCCGCGCACGGCTGGAAGGAGGAGGACGTGCCCGACCCGCAGGACCCGGCGACGCGCCGGCGCTCCTGCCTCGACTGGTCCGAGCCGGAGCGCGAGCCGCACGCGCGCGTACTGGACTGGTACCGGCGACTCATCGCCCTGCGCGCCGAGCAGCCGGACCTCACCGACCCCGACCTCGCCGACACGAGGGTGGCGTACGACTCCGGGGCGCGCTGGCTGGCCTTCCGGCGCGGCGACATCCGGGTGGCCGTCAACCTGGGCCCCGAGCCGGCTCTCATCCCGCTGGGCAGTCGCCCCGCGCGCGTGCTCGCCGCGTGGGAACCGGTGGAGGGACCGGGCGCGGACGGGATACTGCGAGTGCCGGGCGAGTCGAGCGTGGTGCTCGAACAGCAGTGA
- a CDS encoding DUF1707 and FHA domain-containing protein, with translation MTSSFEFPTHPARLSDAERDKALNLLRDGVVMGRLSHDTFVRRMELALAARRLEELAPLTADLPTEGRLSRFVFGTVEAVSGFGVRLGRAWRAERLPKLLLPHPATGHPLRIGRDPSSGLRLNHETVSRVHAELSRQGGMWVLRDLGSTNGTTVNGRRVIAAAVVREGDQIGFGRMAFRLAVN, from the coding sequence GTGACGTCGTCCTTCGAGTTCCCCACGCACCCCGCGCGGTTGTCCGACGCGGAGCGCGACAAGGCGCTGAACCTGCTCCGGGACGGCGTCGTCATGGGGCGGCTGTCGCACGACACGTTCGTGCGCCGGATGGAACTGGCGCTCGCCGCCCGCCGTCTGGAGGAGCTGGCCCCGCTCACCGCCGACCTGCCCACCGAGGGCCGGCTGTCCCGGTTCGTGTTCGGCACCGTCGAGGCGGTGTCCGGGTTCGGCGTGCGGCTCGGCAGGGCCTGGCGGGCCGAGCGGCTGCCCAAGCTGCTGCTGCCCCATCCCGCCACCGGCCACCCGCTGCGGATAGGGCGCGACCCCTCCAGCGGCCTGCGGCTGAACCACGAGACGGTCTCCCGGGTGCACGCGGAACTCAGCCGCCAGGGCGGCATGTGGGTCCTGCGCGACCTCGGCTCCACCAACGGCACCACGGTCAACGGACGGCGGGTCATCGCGGCGGCCGTCGTCCGCGAGGGCGACCAGATCGGCTTCGGCCGGATGGCCTTCCGCCTCGCGGTGAACTGA
- a CDS encoding M14 family zinc carboxypeptidase produces the protein MDELGARAAAFVARHPRHARLRQVGTSRAGTPLLLLSVGHGGRHVLVVAGPHANEPVGGATALRLAERAAADPRLTEGADATWNLLLCADPDGLRRNEGWLSGPYTLGRYARNFFRPGFLEQPEWLPDGPDRATLPETRTLLALQDELRPFLQCSLHGVDVGGGFVELTHDLPGMAQRIAHAAARLGIPRELGAYDTLYWPDLGPAVYRIPPPRRGDLTAAITEAAVDSTWCHPGRYGTVTAVVEAPMWGVAAVADGTLPADRDGVLRAVSRALRHDTRRLQRVLARVRPHLAAVPEAAHLLAPVDDYLLVCPRLADAWDPDTDDGSGRSLPPMSTAHLVALRLAGRRLALRTAGLLHQLVTRAGSDPAGVLPELDRLVDEGCADYRDGCAARWIPIARQAEYQTRVVLAAFALAGRRPTARLRSGEPGWGSEAAVPVHRE, from the coding sequence GTGGACGAGCTGGGTGCCCGGGCCGCCGCCTTCGTCGCCCGCCATCCCCGACACGCCCGGCTGCGCCAGGTCGGCACCTCCCGCGCGGGCACCCCGCTGCTGCTGCTCTCCGTCGGCCACGGCGGACGGCACGTCCTCGTCGTCGCCGGACCGCACGCCAACGAGCCCGTGGGCGGCGCCACCGCCCTCCGGCTGGCCGAGCGGGCCGCGGCCGACCCCCGGCTCACCGAGGGCGCCGACGCCACCTGGAACCTGCTCCTCTGCGCCGACCCCGACGGGCTGCGCCGCAACGAGGGCTGGCTGTCCGGCCCGTACACCCTCGGCCGCTACGCCCGTAACTTCTTCCGGCCCGGGTTCCTGGAGCAGCCCGAGTGGCTGCCCGACGGCCCGGACCGCGCCACCCTGCCCGAGACCCGCACCCTGCTCGCCCTCCAGGACGAACTGCGCCCCTTCCTCCAGTGCTCCCTGCACGGCGTCGACGTCGGCGGCGGTTTCGTCGAGCTGACCCACGACCTCCCCGGTATGGCCCAGCGCATCGCCCACGCCGCCGCCAGGCTCGGCATCCCCCGCGAACTGGGCGCCTACGACACCCTGTACTGGCCCGACCTCGGCCCCGCCGTCTACCGCATACCGCCGCCCCGCCGCGGCGACCTCACCGCGGCCATCACGGAGGCCGCCGTCGACTCGACCTGGTGCCACCCGGGGCGCTACGGCACGGTCACCGCGGTCGTCGAGGCGCCCATGTGGGGGGTCGCCGCCGTCGCCGACGGCACGCTCCCGGCCGACCGGGACGGGGTGCTGCGGGCCGTGAGCCGCGCCCTGCGGCACGACACGCGGCGCCTGCAGCGCGTCCTCGCCCGCGTCCGGCCGCACCTGGCCGCGGTGCCGGAGGCGGCGCACCTGCTCGCCCCGGTCGACGACTACCTGCTGGTCTGCCCGCGGCTCGCCGACGCCTGGGACCCCGACACCGACGACGGGTCGGGCCGCTCGCTGCCGCCCATGAGCACCGCCCACCTGGTCGCCCTGCGCCTGGCCGGGCGGCGCCTGGCCCTGCGCACCGCGGGGCTGCTGCACCAGTTGGTGACCCGCGCGGGGAGCGACCCGGCGGGCGTCCTGCCCGAACTGGACCGGCTAGTCGACGAGGGCTGCGCCGACTACCGCGACGGCTGCGCGGCCCGCTGGATACCGATCGCACGCCAGGCGGAGTACCAGACCCGGGTCGTCCTCGCCGCCTTCGCACTGGCCGGACGGCGCCCCACCGCGCGTTTACGGTCGGGGGAGCCCGGGTGGGGCTCCGAGGCCGCCGTGCCCGTGCACCGGGAGTGA
- the treY gene encoding malto-oligosyltrehalose synthase encodes MTPERPDPVTSTAPSSAPRATYRLQLQPDFPFAAASAAVPYLASLGVSHLHLSPVLEAVPGSGHGYDVVDHARVRAELGGEEGLRALSRTAREHGLGLVVDIVPNHMAMSPRHNGALWDVLRQGPASPHARWFDIDWEAQGGQLLLPVLGAPVGEVLDQLCVDGDVLRYHEHAFPLRDGTADLPLPQLLDAQWYRPVWWRLARTELNYRRFFSISELIGVRVEDPEVFEATHGTVLRLLHEGVIDGLRVDHPDGLADPGAYLRRLHEASGGRWTVVEKILADGERLPAVWPVAGTTGYDALRHVDGVFTDPAGYGELLGHYRAFAAPREDLGGDWAATVRRAAYRVLGHELATETDRLTRVAHRLCVASPEPALRDRSPWALRTALCELLVRLEVYRPYGAGDAASVVTEEAAAEARAVFAVPEEAGAVDVVRDLVLGRYGDGPEHAEFRDRFAQTASALRAKSVEDTAFYRYVPLLSATEVGGNPGGPALSPERFHAYCARVQRDWPTTGTVVSTHDTKRSADVRAALAVLTECPERWADVLAEVTRTGGDGPDAQLAWAAWQTVFGLGPADGERVREALLKHVREAGTHTSWTEQEPSYEEAVAAFVAAGPCGAPGERVAALRDSLAPHIRANVLGTALTHLTMPGVPDLYQGTEHEYLALVDPDNRRPVEFPAGPRGHGGPTEPGASGEKAAVTRAALALRARRPGAFGDTATYEPLPAEGPAAAHCLAFVRSGETVTAVTRLSLRLAEAGGWGATTLPLPPGRWADALAPEREFKGHARVADLFAVTPVALLERVEGTGQDG; translated from the coding sequence ATGACACCTGAGCGACCCGACCCGGTGACGTCCACGGCCCCCTCCTCCGCTCCCCGCGCCACCTACCGGCTCCAGCTCCAGCCCGACTTCCCCTTCGCCGCCGCCTCGGCGGCCGTGCCGTACCTGGCCTCGCTCGGCGTGTCCCACCTGCACCTGTCGCCGGTGCTGGAGGCGGTGCCGGGGTCGGGGCACGGCTACGACGTCGTGGACCACGCGCGTGTGCGCGCGGAACTGGGCGGCGAGGAGGGGCTGCGGGCCCTGTCGCGCACCGCGCGGGAGCACGGTCTCGGCCTGGTGGTGGACATCGTTCCCAACCACATGGCGATGTCCCCCCGGCACAACGGCGCCCTGTGGGACGTGCTGCGCCAGGGTCCGGCGTCGCCCCACGCGCGGTGGTTCGACATCGACTGGGAGGCGCAGGGCGGGCAGCTCCTGCTGCCGGTGCTCGGCGCTCCCGTCGGCGAGGTCCTCGACCAGCTGTGCGTGGACGGCGACGTACTGCGCTACCACGAGCACGCCTTCCCGCTGCGGGACGGCACCGCGGACCTGCCGCTGCCGCAGCTCCTGGACGCCCAGTGGTACCGCCCGGTGTGGTGGCGGCTCGCCCGCACCGAGCTGAACTACCGGCGCTTCTTCAGCATCTCGGAGCTGATCGGCGTACGCGTGGAGGACCCCGAGGTGTTCGAGGCCACGCACGGCACCGTCCTGCGGCTGCTGCACGAAGGGGTGATCGACGGGCTGCGCGTCGACCACCCCGACGGCCTCGCGGACCCCGGCGCCTACCTCAGGCGGCTGCACGAGGCGAGCGGCGGGCGGTGGACGGTGGTGGAGAAGATCCTCGCGGACGGGGAGCGGCTGCCGGCCGTGTGGCCCGTCGCGGGCACGACCGGATACGACGCCCTGCGGCACGTCGACGGGGTCTTCACGGACCCGGCCGGGTACGGGGAACTGCTGGGGCACTACCGTGCGTTCGCCGCCCCCCGGGAGGACCTGGGCGGGGACTGGGCGGCGACGGTGCGGCGGGCTGCGTACCGGGTGCTCGGGCACGAACTGGCCACCGAGACGGACCGCCTGACCCGGGTGGCGCACCGCCTGTGCGTCGCCTCGCCGGAGCCCGCGCTGCGCGACCGGTCGCCCTGGGCGCTGCGCACGGCGCTGTGCGAGCTGCTGGTGCGCCTGGAGGTGTACCGGCCGTACGGCGCCGGGGACGCGGCGTCCGTGGTGACCGAGGAGGCGGCGGCCGAGGCGCGCGCCGTCTTCGCGGTGCCGGAGGAGGCCGGCGCGGTGGACGTCGTACGGGACCTCGTGCTGGGGCGGTACGGCGACGGGCCGGAGCACGCGGAGTTCCGGGACCGGTTCGCGCAGACCGCGTCGGCGCTGCGCGCCAAGTCCGTCGAGGACACCGCCTTCTACCGCTACGTGCCGCTGCTGTCGGCGACGGAGGTGGGCGGGAACCCGGGCGGTCCGGCGCTGTCCCCGGAGCGGTTCCACGCCTACTGCGCGCGCGTACAGCGCGACTGGCCGACGACGGGCACGGTCGTCTCGACGCACGACACCAAGCGCAGCGCCGACGTGCGCGCCGCGCTGGCCGTGCTCACCGAGTGCCCCGAGCGGTGGGCGGACGTCCTCGCGGAGGTCACCCGTACCGGCGGGGACGGGCCCGACGCGCAGCTGGCGTGGGCGGCCTGGCAGACGGTGTTCGGGCTGGGCCCGGCGGACGGTGAGCGGGTGCGGGAGGCGCTCCTGAAGCACGTCCGCGAGGCGGGGACACACACCAGCTGGACGGAACAGGAGCCGTCGTACGAGGAGGCGGTGGCGGCGTTCGTGGCGGCGGGGCCGTGCGGCGCACCGGGCGAGCGGGTGGCCGCGCTGCGCGACTCCCTGGCGCCGCACATCCGGGCCAACGTCCTCGGCACGGCTCTCACCCACCTCACGATGCCGGGCGTGCCGGACCTGTACCAGGGCACCGAGCACGAGTACCTGGCCCTGGTCGATCCGGACAACCGGCGGCCGGTGGAGTTCCCGGCCGGCCCGCGGGGGCACGGAGGGCCGACGGAGCCGGGGGCGTCCGGCGAGAAGGCGGCCGTGACGCGGGCGGCGCTCGCGCTGCGCGCCCGGCGGCCCGGTGCCTTCGGCGACACGGCGACGTACGAGCCGCTGCCCGCCGAGGGCCCGGCGGCGGCGCACTGCCTGGCGTTCGTGCGCTCCGGGGAGACCGTCACGGCCGTCACCCGGCTGTCGCTGCGGCTGGCGGAGGCGGGCGGCTGGGGCGCCACGACGCTTCCGCTGCCGCCGGGCCGGTGGGCCGACGCGCTGGCGCCGGAGAGGGAGTTCAAGGGGCACGCGCGCGTGGCGGACCTGTTCGCGGTCACACCGGTCGCGCTGCTGGAACGGGTGGAGGGCACCGGTCAGGACGGCTGA
- the glgX gene encoding glycogen debranching protein GlgX, which yields MQVWPGEAYPLGATYDGAGTNFAVFTEAADRVELCLLHDDGSETAVELRESDAFVRHAYLPGVMPGQRYGYRAHGPYAPEHGQRCNSAKLLLDPYARAISGAVQWGEEVYGYHFGEPERRNDLDSAPHMMTSVVVNPYFDWGDDRRPRTEYHHTVIYEAHVKGLTMRHPGLPEELRGTYAALAHPALIEHLTELGVTALELMPVHQFVNDHRLVDMGLNNYWGYNTVGFFAPHNAYASWGDRGQQVLEFKSAVKALHEAGIEVILDVVYNHTAEGNHLGPTLSFKGLDNASYYRLTDDPRYYMDTTGTGNSLLMRSPHVLQMIMDSLRYWVTEMHVDGFRFDLAATLARQFHEVDRLSSFFDLVQQDPVVSQVKLIAEPWDVGEGGYQVGNFPPLWTEWNGKYRDTVRDLWRGEQRTLAEFASRLTGSSDLYQDDGRRPLASINFVTCHDGFTLHDMVAYNDKHNEANGEENRDGESHNRSWNCGVEGDTDDPAVLELRARQMRNLTATLLLSQGVPMISHGDEFARTQRGNNNAYCQDNELAWLDWPDGEEAAPGLLEFTRAMVWLRKDHPVFRRRRFFHGRPVEGTRDELSDIAWFTPEGADMTQKDWNSARASALTVFLNGNAISEPGPRGERVTDDSFLLMFNAAPKTLEFVVPVDHGRQWEVVVDTALPEGVPSGTGPKVQAGDRLTLVDRSLVVLQRPV from the coding sequence ATGCAGGTCTGGCCTGGAGAGGCGTATCCACTGGGTGCCACGTACGACGGCGCCGGCACCAACTTCGCGGTCTTCACGGAGGCCGCCGACCGAGTAGAGCTGTGTCTGCTGCACGACGACGGTTCGGAGACCGCCGTCGAACTGCGGGAGAGCGACGCGTTCGTGCGGCACGCGTACCTGCCGGGCGTGATGCCGGGGCAGCGGTACGGCTACCGCGCGCACGGCCCGTACGCGCCGGAGCACGGGCAGCGCTGCAACAGCGCCAAGCTGCTCCTCGATCCGTACGCGCGTGCGATCAGCGGCGCGGTGCAGTGGGGGGAGGAGGTCTACGGCTACCACTTCGGCGAGCCCGAACGGCGCAACGACCTCGACTCGGCCCCGCACATGATGACGTCGGTCGTGGTCAACCCGTACTTCGACTGGGGCGACGACCGGCGCCCCCGGACGGAGTACCACCACACGGTGATCTACGAGGCGCACGTCAAGGGCCTGACCATGCGTCACCCGGGCCTGCCCGAGGAGCTGCGCGGCACCTACGCGGCCCTCGCGCACCCGGCGCTGATCGAGCACCTCACCGAACTGGGGGTGACCGCGCTGGAGCTGATGCCGGTGCACCAGTTCGTGAACGACCACCGCCTGGTGGACATGGGGCTGAACAACTACTGGGGCTACAACACCGTCGGCTTCTTCGCCCCGCACAACGCGTACGCCTCCTGGGGCGACCGCGGCCAGCAGGTGCTGGAGTTCAAGTCGGCGGTCAAGGCGCTGCACGAGGCCGGGATCGAGGTGATCCTGGACGTGGTCTACAACCACACCGCCGAGGGCAACCATCTGGGCCCGACGCTGTCCTTCAAGGGCCTCGACAACGCCTCGTACTACCGGCTGACCGACGACCCGCGCTACTACATGGACACCACGGGGACCGGGAACTCGCTGCTGATGCGGTCCCCGCACGTACTCCAGATGATCATGGACTCGCTGCGGTACTGGGTCACCGAGATGCACGTCGACGGCTTCCGCTTCGACCTCGCGGCCACCCTGGCCCGGCAGTTCCACGAGGTGGACCGGCTGTCGTCCTTCTTCGACCTGGTGCAGCAGGACCCCGTGGTCTCGCAGGTGAAGCTGATCGCCGAGCCCTGGGACGTCGGCGAGGGCGGCTACCAGGTGGGCAACTTCCCGCCGCTGTGGACCGAGTGGAACGGCAAGTACCGGGACACGGTGCGCGACCTGTGGCGCGGCGAGCAGCGCACGCTCGCGGAGTTCGCCTCCCGGCTGACCGGCTCCTCCGACCTCTACCAGGACGACGGGCGCCGCCCGCTGGCCTCGATCAACTTCGTGACCTGCCACGACGGCTTCACCCTGCACGACATGGTGGCGTACAACGACAAGCACAACGAGGCCAACGGGGAGGAGAACCGGGACGGGGAGAGCCACAACCGCTCCTGGAACTGCGGCGTCGAGGGCGACACCGACGATCCGGCGGTCCTGGAGCTGCGGGCGCGGCAGATGCGGAACCTCACCGCCACCCTGCTGCTCTCCCAGGGCGTCCCGATGATCAGCCACGGCGACGAGTTCGCGCGCACCCAGCGGGGCAACAACAACGCCTACTGCCAGGACAACGAACTGGCCTGGCTGGACTGGCCGGACGGCGAGGAGGCCGCCCCCGGGCTGCTGGAGTTCACGCGGGCCATGGTGTGGCTGCGCAAGGACCACCCGGTCTTCCGCAGGCGCCGCTTCTTCCACGGGCGCCCCGTGGAGGGCACCCGCGACGAGCTGTCGGACATCGCCTGGTTCACCCCGGAGGGCGCGGACATGACGCAGAAGGACTGGAACTCCGCGCGCGCGTCGGCGCTGACCGTCTTCCTGAACGGCAACGCGATCTCCGAGCCCGGTCCGCGCGGGGAACGCGTCACGGACGACTCGTTCCTGCTGATGTTCAACGCCGCGCCCAAGACGCTGGAATTCGTGGTGCCGGTGGACCACGGCCGGCAGTGGGAGGTGGTCGTGGACACCGCGCTCCCGGAGGGGGTGCCCTCGGGGACCGGGCCGAAGGTGCAGGCCGGGGACCGGCTGACCCTGGTGGACCGCAGCCTGGTGGTGCTCCAGCGGCCCGTCTAG
- a CDS encoding SAV2148 family HEPN domain-containing protein — translation MGSGGLELPPGDDGHQENSTDVPPGAVSLARPMNAGAIGPELDWDGGAWHEVRTRAQRAGRAYIWLNLVEQRLRAVVAAVLRPIYEPVHGDDWVVAAAGPAGQEWVQRAVAVREVSRRKGYLLDPADDNVLSFLTLPQLRELMVQHWPCFEPYVDERRDVELALDELEVTRNVVSRNRALSEAVLSQAERASARLLEVLGAGGDVPSARRLPVDAVEDLVGDRYADVVAVHSDRVRLLRMFPAEDLFGGARRVDALGIGLNLLVQNFSGRRLLRLAESGGRVRLLFLNPASSAIKRRERELGIKRGELSRSVEMNILHMRRVRARLRDPGAFEIQVFDETPRFTAYLVDGDGADGIAVVQSYLRRTRGMEAPVLVLRNGRGGGRVVKADEIDEGGLFPTYREEFELMWADSRPVS, via the coding sequence GTGGGCTCGGGAGGGCTGGAGCTGCCTCCTGGTGACGACGGTCACCAGGAGAACTCCACGGACGTCCCGCCCGGTGCGGTGTCCCTGGCGCGGCCGATGAACGCGGGCGCGATCGGTCCGGAACTGGACTGGGACGGCGGCGCCTGGCACGAGGTGCGCACCCGCGCCCAGCGGGCCGGCCGCGCCTACATCTGGCTGAACCTCGTCGAACAGCGGCTGCGCGCGGTCGTGGCGGCCGTCCTGAGGCCGATCTACGAGCCCGTCCACGGCGACGACTGGGTGGTCGCCGCGGCCGGGCCCGCCGGCCAGGAGTGGGTGCAGCGCGCCGTCGCGGTCCGCGAGGTCAGCCGCCGCAAGGGCTACCTGCTGGACCCGGCCGACGACAACGTCCTCAGCTTCCTCACCCTGCCCCAGCTGCGCGAGCTGATGGTGCAGCACTGGCCCTGCTTCGAGCCCTACGTGGACGAGCGCCGGGACGTCGAACTCGCCCTGGACGAGCTGGAGGTCACCCGCAACGTCGTCTCCCGCAACCGGGCGCTGTCCGAGGCGGTGCTGAGCCAGGCCGAGCGGGCCTCGGCACGACTCCTCGAGGTCCTCGGCGCGGGCGGCGACGTGCCGTCCGCGCGCCGGCTGCCGGTGGACGCGGTCGAGGACCTGGTCGGCGACCGCTACGCCGACGTCGTCGCCGTCCACTCCGACCGGGTGCGGCTGCTGCGCATGTTCCCGGCCGAGGACCTGTTCGGCGGGGCCCGCCGCGTGGACGCCCTCGGCATCGGCCTCAACCTGCTCGTCCAGAACTTCTCCGGCCGCCGTCTGCTGCGGCTGGCCGAGTCCGGCGGCCGGGTGCGGCTGCTCTTCCTGAACCCGGCCTCCAGCGCCATAAAGCGCCGCGAGCGCGAACTGGGCATCAAGCGGGGCGAGCTGAGCCGGTCCGTGGAGATGAACATCCTGCACATGCGCCGGGTGCGCGCCCGGCTGCGGGACCCGGGGGCGTTCGAGATCCAGGTCTTCGACGAGACGCCTCGCTTCACCGCGTACCTCGTCGACGGGGACGGCGCCGACGGCATCGCGGTCGTGCAGTCCTATCTGCGCCGGACGCGGGGGATGGAGGCACCGGTCCTCGTCCTGCGCAACGGGCGGGGCGGCGGCAGGGTGGTGAAGGCGGACGAAATCGACGAAGGCGGACTCTTCCCCACCTATCGTGAGGAGTTCGAGCTGATGTGGGCGGATTCGCGGCCGGTGTCGTGA
- a CDS encoding 3'-5' exonuclease → MGWHRELLIGFDLETTGTDPREARIVTGAVIEVRGGEPQGRREWLADPGVEIPAEAVAVHGISNERAAAEGRPADQVADAIAAVLTDHWRTGVPVVAYNAAFDLTLLAAELRRHGLPSLRDRLGGTDPAPVVDPYTIDRSVDRYRRGKRNLEAVCREYGVPLDAAHDATADALAAARLACAIADRHPKVASLGPADLHHRQVEWYAEWAADFQSFLRRKGDATAVVDATWPLREPADERV, encoded by the coding sequence ATGGGCTGGCACCGGGAGCTGCTGATCGGCTTCGACCTGGAGACGACGGGCACCGATCCGCGCGAGGCGCGCATCGTCACGGGGGCCGTGATCGAGGTCAGGGGCGGGGAGCCGCAGGGCCGCCGGGAGTGGCTGGCCGACCCGGGCGTGGAGATCCCGGCCGAGGCGGTCGCGGTGCACGGCATCAGCAATGAGCGGGCGGCCGCCGAGGGCAGGCCCGCCGACCAGGTCGCGGACGCCATCGCCGCCGTGCTCACGGACCACTGGCGCACCGGCGTCCCGGTCGTCGCCTACAACGCGGCCTTCGACCTCACCCTGCTCGCCGCCGAGCTGCGGCGCCACGGACTGCCGTCCCTGCGCGACCGCCTGGGCGGCACGGACCCCGCCCCGGTCGTCGACCCGTACACCATCGACCGCTCCGTCGACCGCTACCGCAGGGGCAAGCGCAATCTGGAAGCGGTCTGCCGGGAGTACGGCGTCCCGCTCGACGCGGCCCACGACGCCACCGCCGACGCGCTCGCCGCGGCCCGGCTGGCCTGCGCGATAGCCGACCGCCACCCGAAGGTCGCGTCCCTCGGCCCGGCGGACCTGCACCACCGCCAGGTCGAGTGGTACGCCGAGTGGGCGGCGGACTTCCAGAGCTTCCTGCGCCGCAAGGGCGACGCCACGGCCGTCGTCGACGCGACGTGGCCTCTGCGCGAGCCGGCCGACGAGCGCGTCTGA